A single Providencia manganoxydans DNA region contains:
- a CDS encoding winged helix-turn-helix domain-containing protein, which yields MTKIKNYLINNKFIFETEKCLIFLNNETDQFIELSKPASRLLNEIIILNQESQIATRDDLLTNVWEKHGLVGSNNNLNTYVSEIRKNLNLLVLIQNLLLQYLKEVFALTVKQ from the coding sequence ATGACAAAGATCAAAAACTATCTCATTAATAATAAATTTATTTTTGAGACTGAAAAGTGTCTCATTTTTTTAAATAATGAGACAGATCAATTTATTGAGCTTTCAAAGCCTGCATCCCGCTTATTGAATGAAATAATTATTCTAAATCAAGAGTCCCAAATAGCGACCAGAGATGATTTACTTACCAATGTTTGGGAAAAACATGGATTAGTAGGCTCAAACAATAACTTAAACACCTATGTTAGTGAAATAAGAAAAAATTTGAACTTATTGGTATTGATCCAAAATCTATTGTTACAGTACCTAAAAGAGGTTTTCGCTTTGACTGTAAAACAGTAG
- a CDS encoding TonB-dependent receptor plug domain-containing protein: MKIKQITYLVGMALFTTHSFAETTEEKINRDVMTVWSTPLAADEHVITQSQMQQLNRTNVAQALSTMPGVVIQKSGNRNETQVNVRGFDSRQVPVFFDGIPTYVPYDGTLDLGRFMTSELSSVELSTGYTSLLQGPNLMGGAINLTTATPKKPLEANINLNQGFARGADNAHNISARLGARNDLGFIQISGSQYKQRFMGLPASEDDNPLAGTHGRRTNSATDDKRLMLKMGWTPRETDEYVVTYLKQDGDKNSAPNADSPKQQIWQWPEYDKESVYFNGNTQLTNDIALQSRLYHDKFTNTLHQYKSVKDYKNGVYNYSHYDDYSNGADMRIDFTLRELDMLSFAAHWKEDIHRARSNKEVPYDRYKDQTWSVATEYQWVATDKLDIIGGIGFDWRSSDDGKRYLYNKKNVVTGIETYDDNRQRAFNWELMARYHLDNNDTVQFSISDRSRFPTQKERYTKNKMKNKDSFVINPHLDAERALTYDLTYKGYITPNWSYNASAYYNHVSDAIMAHYMYYDPTEDSDVYQNRNSGKVNYAGIDLGSNGQISDWMSIGLNYSYIHADPKHYSVKHIAELPSHKAFVWVKFTPYEPLSFTITEEARSWAFNYIDNNDKVRGFAKTDIRIDYDLGQGISVNTSINNLFDKSYQYTKGYIEEGRNYWLGIEYNY, from the coding sequence CATTACCCAATCACAAATGCAGCAATTAAATCGAACCAATGTTGCTCAAGCTCTGAGTACCATGCCTGGCGTTGTGATCCAAAAATCAGGCAACCGTAACGAAACGCAAGTTAACGTACGTGGTTTCGATAGCCGTCAGGTTCCGGTCTTCTTTGATGGGATCCCAACCTATGTCCCTTATGATGGCACATTAGATTTAGGTCGTTTTATGACCAGTGAATTATCCAGCGTCGAGCTATCAACAGGTTATACCTCTTTACTACAAGGACCAAACCTGATGGGAGGCGCTATCAACTTAACCACTGCAACCCCAAAAAAACCGTTAGAAGCTAATATTAACCTGAATCAAGGCTTTGCTCGTGGTGCAGATAATGCACATAATATCAGTGCTCGTTTGGGTGCTCGCAATGATCTTGGTTTTATTCAAATCAGTGGAAGCCAATATAAACAACGCTTTATGGGCCTACCCGCATCAGAAGACGATAATCCACTCGCTGGCACCCATGGCCGTCGCACTAATTCTGCAACAGATGATAAACGTCTTATGCTTAAAATGGGTTGGACCCCCAGAGAAACTGATGAGTATGTCGTCACGTACTTAAAACAAGATGGCGATAAAAATAGCGCACCAAATGCCGACAGCCCAAAACAACAGATTTGGCAATGGCCTGAATATGATAAAGAAAGCGTTTACTTTAATGGCAATACTCAACTTACGAACGATATTGCATTACAAAGCCGCCTTTATCACGATAAATTCACTAATACCCTTCACCAATACAAATCCGTCAAAGATTATAAAAATGGGGTATATAACTACAGCCATTATGACGACTACAGTAATGGTGCTGATATGCGTATTGATTTTACACTTCGTGAACTCGATATGCTGTCCTTTGCTGCGCATTGGAAAGAGGATATTCACCGTGCTCGTAGCAATAAAGAAGTGCCCTATGATCGCTACAAAGATCAAACATGGTCAGTTGCGACTGAATACCAATGGGTTGCAACTGACAAGCTAGATATTATCGGTGGAATTGGTTTTGATTGGCGCAGTAGTGATGATGGCAAACGCTACCTGTACAATAAAAAAAACGTTGTTACTGGTATCGAAACCTATGATGACAATCGCCAACGTGCATTTAACTGGGAATTGATGGCGCGCTACCATTTAGACAATAATGATACTGTACAGTTTTCTATTTCAGATAGAAGCCGTTTCCCGACACAAAAAGAGCGCTACACCAAAAACAAGATGAAAAATAAAGATAGCTTTGTGATCAACCCCCATCTTGACGCCGAACGCGCACTTACCTATGACTTAACCTATAAAGGCTATATCACCCCTAATTGGTCCTACAATGCAAGCGCTTACTATAATCATGTTTCTGACGCGATTATGGCTCATTATATGTACTATGATCCCACAGAAGATTCAGATGTTTATCAAAATAGAAATAGTGGCAAAGTGAATTACGCGGGTATTGATCTAGGCAGTAATGGACAAATCTCCGATTGGATGTCCATTGGTCTAAATTATAGTTATATTCATGCAGATCCAAAGCATTATAGCGTAAAACATATTGCTGAATTACCGTCACACAAGGCATTTGTCTGGGTCAAATTCACTCCTTATGAGCCTCTCAGTTTCACAATAACAGAGGAAGCAAGAAGTTGGGCTTTTAATTATATTGATAATAATGACAAAGTACGTGGTTTTGCTAAAACAGATATTCGTATTGATTATGATCTAGGTCAAGGTATCTCCGTAAATACATCTATAAATAATTTGTTCGATAAATCATATCAATATACAAAAGGTTATATAGAAGAGGGCCGTAATTATTGGTTGGGTATTGAATATAATTATTAA